One genomic region from Clarias gariepinus isolate MV-2021 ecotype Netherlands chromosome 20, CGAR_prim_01v2, whole genome shotgun sequence encodes:
- the mnd1 gene encoding meiotic nuclear division protein 1 homolog, with amino-acid sequence MSKKKGLSLEEKRSRMMEIFFETKDVFQLKDMEKIAPKTKGITPMSVKEVLQSLVDDNMVDSERVGTSNYFWAFPSKALHARKRKLEDLDKMHEDLKQRRATLQQAVKKAREGRQDTEERATLHKELTSLRQQRESLRGELEKYKECDPEVVEEMRKENVTAKEAVSRWTDNVFAIKSWAKKKFSLDDNRLDKAFEIPEDFDYLD; translated from the exons ATG TCTAAGAAGAAAGGCCTCAGTCTGGAGGAGAAGCGAAGCCGTATGATGGAGATATTCTTCGAAACG AAAGATGTGTTTCAGCTAAAGGACATGGAAAAAATCGCCCCGAAAACCAAAGGAATCA CTCCCATGTCAGTGAAAGAAGTGCTGCAGAGCCTGGTGGACGACAACATGGTGGACTCTGAGAGAGTCGGAACCTCTAACTATTTCTGGGCTTTTCCCAGTAAAGCTCTTCACGCCCGCAAACGCAAACTGGAGGATCTGGATAAAATG CATGAGGACTTAAAGCAGCGGCGAGCGACTCTTCAACAGGCCGTTAAAAAAGCCAGAGAGGGACGACAAGATACT gagGAAAGGGCGACTCTTCATAAAGAGCTCACGTCTCTAAGACAGCAGAGGGAATCCCTGCGTGGCGAGCTGGAGAAATATAAGGAGTGTGACCCGGAGGTGGTGGAGGAAATGC GTAAGGAGAACGTTACGGCGAAGGAAGCCGTGTCCAGATGGACTG ATAACGTGTTTGCTATCAAATCATGGGCCAAGAAAAAATTCAGCTTGGATGATAATCGACTGGATAAAGCCTTCGAGATTCCAGAAGACTTTGACTACCTGGATtga